Part of the Odocoileus virginianus isolate 20LAN1187 ecotype Illinois chromosome 16, Ovbor_1.2, whole genome shotgun sequence genome is shown below.
GGTCGGGGAGGGTCTGGGCAGGGACACCTCGAGGAACCACTCATTCCTCCAAAAAGACTTTGCTGAGCCTCGGCTCTTTTTGTGCTGGGACATTTTGGGCGCCCCAAGGGTCGGGGCAAGCTTCCTGGAGGTGGTGTTCTCCATTCTGGGTAGAAGGAGGCGAATTGATTGAGGACGGGGGTGTGCACTGGAGAGCTTCTCCAGGTGGGCTCCCCAGGCTGCCTCCTCCGTGTCTCCACCTGCTGTCCTTGCAGGCTCTCCCCCAGGGCATCACCTCCTCCTGCCGTTCCCCAGGAGGCAGTGCGGTACCGCTGCTGCTTCCCTTGGCGCCGTGCATGGAGTAGGTTCACAGGAAACACATGTTTGTCCAGTTTGGGCCCCCACCCTTTGCGTGCAGCTCCCCTGGAGTCCACTGTGCCATCCAGGTGAGGACCGCACCCCAGAGCGAGGTCTGTGAGCCCCTCGCTGCCCCTCAGCCAGGACAGGTGGGTGCAGGTCTTTGGTGACCCTCTCTGCCTGACTGCCCTTGGCCTGCAGCAGCCTGTTCCCCCCGGCCCAGGCCCCTTCCTCTCTCCAAACTATGACGCACTCTTGACCCCCAGCCTGACAGAGGCTGCACCCCCCTCCACCCTCGTTGCTGTTGTCCCCTTGGCCGTAGGGGACAGGGAGTCCTGTCCCCAGGCTGGACCCAGGCTGGCAGCGCTGGCCTGGGGCAGAAGCCGGGGCGGGGTGAGGGCAGAGTACAGGGACGTGGAGGTTGCTGCCCTGTccctgctgctggcctggggcCAGGATGCCTGATTGTGGCCACACAGCTCCCAGGGGCCAGGGCTCTGGGGGCAGCAGGTGGGCACAGGGTGGTCCATGCACCTGACTGCTGTGGCCTCGGCTGTGGCACCCTCCTCCACTTCCTGTGAAAGGTGGATGGGTGCTGGTAACCAAAGCTGAGCCCGTGTGGGTGGCGGGCTGCAGTGGGCACAGGCAGGGGGCCATGGGACACGGCTGGGCGGTGAATGTCAGCAAGGGGCTTCTGCAACTTTGCTCAGTAGCCACTGTGCCAGGGGAGAtctgatggatggatagattgaTCATCCAGAGGCAGGCACCCCCATGGCTCTGAAGGGGAGGGGACTGTGTTTACACTCCAGTCCTGTTCTCCCTCCCAGTGCCATGAAGATGAGCCAGGCCTGGGTCCGGACCACCTGGGTGGGGGTCCTGCAGGAGGGGCTGCCTGGCCCTCAGTGGACCTCTCTGGACCCTCCCCTCCACCTTGCCTGGACCTCAGGTTTGACTGATGTTGTGATCTTGGTCCCAGAGGGTACCTGAAACCAATGCAGCGTGACTCATACCCTGAGGGAGGCAGGGGACAGCCCAGCACTTAGCAGACTTGGGGACAGGCCTTCCCTGGAAGCCCCCCTGGTGGGTGGCTGGCCCTGGGGTGGCCAGGCTGCAGGCAGGCCCAGGCCTGCCTCGGGGGTGGTGCCTCACAACGGCCTCCCGGGCAGCCCGTCCGGCACAGCACAGGACGTCGGCTCTCCTTCCCCCCGGAAACCAAAGCTGCTGCCCCGCCAGGACGCTCCTGCCTCCAGGCCAAGCTCAGCCCAGTTTCTGCAGCTCCCCTGAGACCAGCGTGTGGGCCCCTGCCTGTCAGGTCCCCCTGCCAGGAAGGCCCTTTTGGCTCTGAGTCCTGGTGcagtgtcacctcctccaggaagtcctcacAGAGGCTGCTGCTCACTGTCTTCTCTTCTGCAGCCCTGACTGCACTTTCTGTCTCTggtgctcaggttcatgtccactTGGTGGCTTGGACAGGGCCCTGTGTGTCGGGCCAGTAGCTCACCAGGGCAGAGGGCTGGACCAGAGGCTGAAGGGCACTGAGCTAAGCAAGCTGGTGATGCGCATCCACAGGGCTGGGCTCTCGGGCTCCAGGGCCAGCCGCATCCTCAGAGACCTCTTTGAGGAGGGCTCAGGGCCAGGGGGAACGGCCCAGCTGGCAGGGTCCTAGCCCCTCACGCCTCCTGCCGGCTGGAACCACGTTAGCTTTGGTTCTGGCTGCCCCCGGCGGCCTGGGCCCCTGCTCCGCGCTGCCTTCTGTTCACCGGATGCCGCCCGGAACCCTGGGAGCCACTGGGGCAGGATGCCCAGGGCAGAGGAGCAGGGTGGTGGAAGGAAGGGACAGAGCAGCAGGACCATGGGCCGCGGGAGAGACAGCCCAGGGCTGGAACcgggctggggagagggtggtCCCCTGTCCAGTCACACCCCTGACGGCCCATCCGTGGGGTGAGCTCCTGCCGGGCGCTGGCACACCCCCCAACTATTCCTGtgacccgcccccccccccagccctcccGTGGCCCTTTGTCCAGGCGCCCAAGGAAGTTTCAGCCGTGAAGACCTGATCTCTGCTCTACTCACTTGGGACACCCCCTGCCTGGGGCCCTCCACACCTCGAGGTCCTTCCCAGCCTGGGTGACAGCGAGCGTCTCCGCAGCTCCCCAGCGcttgctccagttttcttgtcacTCCTGGGGAGCACCCGGCTGCCCTGGACCCCCCCTGCCCACCCGCTGTACCTCTTGGGTCCCAGGGGCCCTGGGCCACGGCTGGTTTTCCTGGGAGGAGACACTGCAGTGGGTCCCCGGGGCCTCCGCGCTCTCTGGAGCACTCCCCAGCTGCTGCCCTGTCTCTTCTAGAATGGCGCCCAGAAGTCGTGGGACTTCATGAAGACTCACGATAGGTGAGGGCCTGGCCTGGctggcaccagggaagccccaggctggCAGGGACACGGGGCCCAAGGGCATGGAGCTGCAGCCCCCTCTGCGTTTCTGAGCACCCCCGCTCTCCCTGCCTCTCACCGAGGGGCCCTGTGCGGGCCGCCCAGGCGCCCTTAGCCTGGAGCGCCAGGAGCATGGGCTGGGGGCAGTGTGGCTTCAGGTGTGTGGCTGCGGCAGCTGGCCTGCAGGGCCCACGTGTCCCGTCATTCCCGTGCCCTCAGCTGCTGCCACCCCCAGCCTGTCCAGCTGCCCAGCGTGTCCTTCCCACTCCTGCCACCCGGCacacacaggagacctgggtcctcACCTGGCAGTGTGACCCTGGCGAGCTCTGACCTGGCCTGGGCCTCAGTCTGCCCATCTGAGCAAGGGACCCAACCCTCCAGGGCTGTGGAGGAGGGTGGCGAGGTGAGGGCGTGCTTCTATTGCTGAGctccgtccccccccccccccccccccgcccccgtccccAGCGTGACCATCCTCATGTTCAACTCTtcccggaggagcctggtgttggTGAAGCAGTTCCGGCCAGGTGaggttgggggcggggaggccgGCGGGCTCACATTCAGCCCCCTGGGGTCCTGGGGTCAGCGTGCAGACCTGGGAGGGGGCTCTGGGAGAAACAGCCCTGGCTGGGGGGTCTGGCCAGAGCTGGTCACGTGGAGCTGGCCACCACAGGCCGTGACGCAGTCGCCTCCCCCCGCCAGCCGTGTACGCTGGCGAGGTGGAGCGTCTCTTCCCGGGGTCCCTGGCAGCTGCGGAGCAGGACGGGCCCCGGGCGCTACCCGCGGTGCTGCCTGGCTCAGCAGGGGTCACCTACGAGCTATGCGCCGGCCTCCTGGACCAGCCCGGGCTCTCGCCGGAGGAGGTGGCCTGCAAGGAGGCCTGGGAGGAGTGCGGCTACCGCCTGGCGCCCTCTGACCTGCGCCGGGTGGCCTCGTACAAGTGAGTGGGGCTGGGAGGGCGGCCCGCGGTCAGACAGGCTGCCGGGGGGCAGTGAGCGCTTCGGCCCCAGGGCTGTGCAAGCAGGGCGACTCTGCCTTGTTCTGCAGCTCGGGGTTGGGAGAAGGTTGGCCAGAACCTGAGGCCCCCGGCCCCactgtggccccccaggccccgcccaggccccctaccccccccccccgcccccgtgtGGCCGGCTTCGGTGGCAGCTGCTGCTCACAGATGCCCCTGCTTCCTGTGGGATTAGgcatgggggctgggggtgggggcgagtCACAGAGGGCTCTGACAGCggctcaggagggagggcagggccagggttGGAGCTCTGCGCCCCGGGGAGGGGTCGCAGTGCGGCCTGCCCCTCCCAGAGCCCGGGGACATCTTCCGGGACGGGATGTGGGGTGAAGCCCACCCCTTGCCCGAGGGGTGTGGCGAAGGGCCCCCAGCCCTGGTGAAGTCCCCAGCAGAAGGAGGGCCTCCAGCTGGGCCCCAACCCCCAGCAGCCTGCTCCCGAGGGGTGGGGCCTCAGCTCTGCCCCCCAGGCCAGCCCAGGGCCGCCTCAGCGACATCCTGGCCCGGCCAGGTGTCCATGGCCTCCAGTCTTGGGAAGGAGATGGGGCAGGGCTTGGCACCTCCATGCTCCAGGTGGGGTTTCTGCACCCCAGGGTCAGACACCCGGTGTGACGCCTCAGTTATCTGTAGGCATCCTCCATGTACCTGGCCAGTGGCCACTGGTCTCTGAGCCTTTGGGCTGGCGGTCCAGGGGCTGAGAGAATCCAGGGGCCCTGACTTCAGGTAGGGCTTGAAGCAGTGGGCAGGCCAGGATGAAGGCACGTGGATGTGCCCTGGGCGGGTGGGGTCCCCGGAAGGGGTGAGTGCGTAGAGGCCTGGCAGAGGTGCTTTGTGGAAAAGGCTCAGGTCAAGAGGACGAGCAGCCCCTGCCTCTGGGCCATGATCTGGAGGGTACTGGGGAGCCACGGAGGGTTCTGGACAGCAGGCGGTCAGCTCAGACTGCATTTTAGGGACAAGGGGAGGCAGGCTTaggagggggagaggagaccAGCGCAGTTCCTAGCCCTGGTAGCTGGACGGCAGCTGGACGAGCCAGAGCTAAGCTCACACAGCTCCGTGGCCGGGCCCATGGCTTCCTTCTGGGGCCCCGGCCGCTTCCCGGCCCGTCCCAGGTGACGTGGCCCTGCGCTTGCCTGAGGTCTCGAGGCCGGGGGTGTGATTGAGCGAGCAGGGGGAGGCCATGCCGGCCTGGCAGGGCACACTCTCCTTGGCGCCGGTCTCCTTCACACACCGGCGGAAATGGGGCCTGGAAACCCCGCAGACGGCGACTTCCATCAAAGCCCAGGCTGTGGCCGCCGGCGGAAATGGGCTTCAGGAAGGGTCCGGGGGAGATAAGGGGCCGGAGGGCGGAGGAAGCAGCTGGGTGAGGTCAGTCTGGGCGTGGCCCCACCGGGGGTAGGACAGCTGGGAGGGGGTCAGACGCCCCTCTGCTCCTTGCCCCAGTATCCCGGGAGCTCTTCCACCCCGCTGGCCTCGGCTGGCCTCAGCTAGCCTCAGCAGGACCCAGGTCCCCCTTATCCCCTGGACTTCGCAGACACCCCGTGGCTCCCCTCTTCCGTGTACACTGTTCTGGGCCCTTCCCCTCTGGAGTCCAGGCCAGCCTGTCCGTCACCTTGTTCTCAAGGCCGGCAGTCACCATGGCTACCCACTGCTGACCTCCGCTGGCCCAATCTGCGCCCCTGCCTTCTGCCTGGCCCATCCCCCTCCCTGGGgccagcaacccactcctggccGCCATCCAGGAAGGAAGGGGAGTCCTTGAGGCACCCCCCCCCAGCCTATGAGCCCTGGTCCTGGGGATCTCACCTCCCACCTGCGCTCTGAGCCCCGGCCTGGAGTGGGTACCCCACCCTACAAGTGCTCACAGACGCAGGCTGCATGGCCGGAGCCCTGGGCATGGACAGGCTCTTCCCGGTGGGGCGAGGACTGGCTTGGCCCAGCCTGGGCAGAGTGGCAGGGCCCACGGGAGAGCAGGGGCCACCTGTCAACCGCCCACGTTCTCACCGCGTGGCTGCTGGGGACCTGGCCCACCACTCGAGGGCTTGACGAGCTGCGGCCAGGCGTCAGCTGGGCTCTGCGTCCTCTTGCAGCTCCTCCTGGCCGTGCCTGTGGGCTGTCTCCTGGCTGGCTCTCGGCTTCTTAGAGGCCCTCCACACCCTGGCCTGTGGCCCTCTGGCATCAGCGAGGCAGCTTGCTTTGTCTTCAAGTGTCTCCCTGAGTTTTCCCGTCGCTGATCTCTTAAACTCTCCTGATTAGGTCACACCCACCCAGGATCATCCCCCTTTGGATGAACGTAAATTCCCCTCATTAGGTCTCTTAATTACATCTGCGGAATTCCTCATCACCTGACCTAATGTAACCAGTTGCAAGTCACAAGCCTGGTCACAGCCTCGTCACATCCAGCATGTTCCCAGGTCTCCCCCACACTCGAGGGGATACTGCATGGGGATCTGGGGGCCCTGGAACCTCCTGGAACCCTGCCTGCCAGGGGGCTGGAAGGGTGGAGGAGAGGACTGTGGAAGGGCCAGGGGTGGCCGGTGGGGCCTGTGTGGACCCCTCAGCACATGCTGTCTCGACCTGCAGGTCTGGCGTGGGACTGACCAGCTCCAGCCAGACTATGTTCTATGCGGAGGTGACGGATGCCCAACGGGGAGGCCCGGGCGGGGGCCTGGCTGAGGAGGGAGAGCTCATCGAGGTGGTGCATCTGCCCCTGGACGGCGCCCGGGCCTTTGCGGACAACCCGGATGTTCCCAAGACCCTCGGCGTGATCTTTGGTATCTCGTGGTTCTTCAGCTGCGTGGCCCCTGGCCTGGGTCCCCAGTGAGAGTCCCGCAGACCCAATAaaggctggcatcaccgactctgaGCTGTGaccgggctgggctgggggcagggcagggcaaggCCTCCATGAAAGCCCCTCCGCTTCCCCTGAGCAGAGGCGCCTGCTGCAGGCTGTGCTGGGGGGGCTGTTGGGAACTGACCGCTGGCAGAGGGCTAGGCCAGGCCTGGGCAGCACCACTGGCTGGCGGGGGGGAGGCAGGAAGATGGTGTCGGGTCAGGCCATCCCTGGGGGCGGTGGCTGAGCCAGTCACGGCAGGAGAGGGCATGGACAGGCTCAGAGGCACATGCTCCCTGCTCCTGGGTCCTCCCTGCCCGGGGCTGGGCCAATGCCCCCCTCAGTAGCCCTGTGGCCCTGGACACTGGTGATGAGTCTCGCTTCACCTGCTGACCTGTGTGCAGACTGGCCTGCAAGCCCCACAAAACCCCCACCCGGGGGGTCGAGGATGACGTGAGCTGCCCTCTGCAAACCCTTGAGCATGTGGGGTCGCAGGAGGGCTGGACGTCTGCTCCGCCAGGCACCCAGCAGGACCTCCAGCGTGCGCTGGAGTTCTCTGAGAGGAGGGTGCGGGTCATCGTGGGCGTGGGCGTCTGTGGGCGCGGTGGGGCCGTCAGTTGGGGATGAGGACCGGGGAGGTTTCTTGGAGGGAAGGCTGGCTTGCCCCTCTGTGAGGGTGGTGGCCTGGCCTAGCCCTTTCCCAGAGGCCCCCAAATCCTCTGGTCAGCCCCTAGGGTGATGCCCTAGGACAGGACGGGGGCAGTCTGGGTTGTGGTCCACTGACCCTGCAGAGGGCAGAGTGTCCAGGAGATCCTGCTGGACAGACAGGTCGGGACTGGGGGCCCGGGCGACCAGGAGCTTCTGCTGTTGACCTTCGTGCCCTGGGCCCTGGCTGGAATGGGAGAGGACGCTGAGCGAGGACACGCTGCCTCTGGCTTCTGCTGAGACCCTGCTGTCAGGAGGGGACAGCTGCCCAGGCTGAGgtgcctctgccctctgccccaggccGGCGGGCACTTTCCTTCCTGCTGGCCTGGGGGTCGTGTGTGGCTGAGCCATTCCAGCAGTGGCTCAGAGCCCGTGGCCCCCAA
Proteins encoded:
- the NUDT14 gene encoding uridine diphosphate glucose pyrophosphatase NUDT14 isoform X2, giving the protein MFVQFGPPPFACSSPGVHCAIQNGAQKSWDFMKTHDSVTILMFNSSRRSLVLVKQFRPAVYAGEVERLFPGSLAAAEQDGPRALPAVLPGSAGVTYELCAGLLDQPGLSPEEVACKEAWEECGYRLAPSDLRRVASYKSGVGLTSSSQTMFYAEVTDAQRGGPGGGLAEEGELIEVVHLPLDGARAFADNPDVPKTLGVIFGISWFFSCVAPGLGPQ
- the NUDT14 gene encoding uridine diphosphate glucose pyrophosphatase NUDT14 isoform X5, whose translation is MERIEGAAVSRCAASPYLLPLTLHYRQNGAQKSWDFMKTHDSVTILMFNSSRRSLVLVKQFRPAVYAGEVERLFPGSLAAAEQDGPRALPAVLPGSAGVTYELCAGLLDQPGLSPEEVACKEAWEECGYRLAPSDLRRVASYKSHPPRIIPLWMNVNSPH
- the NUDT14 gene encoding uridine diphosphate glucose pyrophosphatase NUDT14 isoform X1, which encodes MERIEGAAVSRCAASPYLLPLTLHYRQNGAQKSWDFMKTHDSVTILMFNSSRRSLVLVKQFRPAVYAGEVERLFPGSLAAAEQDGPRALPAVLPGSAGVTYELCAGLLDQPGLSPEEVACKEAWEECGYRLAPSDLRRVASYKSGVGLTSSSQTMFYAEVTDAQRGGPGGGLAEEGELIEVVHLPLDGARAFADNPDVPKTLGVIFGISWFFSCVAPGLGPQ
- the NUDT14 gene encoding uridine diphosphate glucose pyrophosphatase NUDT14 isoform X4 — its product is MKTHDSVTILMFNSSRRSLVLVKQFRPAVYAGEVERLFPGSLAAAEQDGPRALPAVLPGSAGVTYELCAGLLDQPGLSPEEVACKEAWEECGYRLAPSDLRRVASYKSGVGLTSSSQTMFYAEVTDAQRGGPGGGLAEEGELIEVVHLPLDGARAFADNPDVPKTLGVIFGISWFFSCVAPGLGPQ